The DNA window CTATACATGATAGTGAATCATCATCAGTTTCTTCATCTGCAAAAACATGGTACGTAAAAACTGAAACCAATGCAATCAATAGGCAAGCGAGAGTTGCACGCATTGTTTTGCTTAACATTTCAATTCCTCCTTTTAGGAATTTATAGAGTGAATTAGTAATTTATTTAGATAGGTATTCATACGGGTTAATGCCCGAAGAATTCATATCTAATATTTGCACACCTGAGGGGAGTTTGCCCTCTTTAACCATATCTGTAGCTTTGTTATCATCACCTCCGGGTCCTAAAATTTTAACTAAATCTTTGTTTTCCCATTTGACATAAACAATATTCGGATATAGTAAATATACCTTGCCATCATCCATACTGAAACCGGTAAAACTTCTATCACCTTCATTCCATTTTTTGACGATAACCAGTCCCAATAATTCGCGTTCGGTTAGATTGTTAATGTTTGCGGTTTTCTTATCAGGCTGTAACCAAACCACCGCGAATGGGAAATCACGCGGTACTTCTGCTTGCCTAACTTCTTTACTACCCATTGTTGAACATCCATATATCACGCATAAGCCAAATATACTCATTAAAAGCCCACCATAATATTTCATTTTATCTTCCTTTCTGGAATTATTGAGATAAGAAACTATGAGGATTTATGCCCGCTGAATCCTGATCAATTATTTCTACTCCTGGCGGAAATACGCCATTTAATAGTTGATCTGAAACAGAATCGTCAACAGTAATAACCTCATTGATAGTCCATTCTCCGGAGTCGCCTGATTTATCCCATTTCACATAGGCAACATCGGAATACGTTGGGTATACCTTTCCGTCTGACATGAAAGCACCTGCAAAATTTTGATCGCCTTCATTCCATAATTTAATCATAACCAAACCCATCAATTCTAATTCCTCAAAAAGTTCTGATGGCATTTGATCTAAATGTTCTTGCGGTGTTTCCCAAACAACAATAAATGGAAATCCTACAGGTACTTCTGGATAGTCATTATCATTTAATTCTGAATCTTCCTCTAAGAAAGAATTATCTTCGGTTTCCTCTAATATTTCACTCAAAAACAATTCATCAATAAAATCGTTAGAATCTTTTGATACCACAGATGCTTCGTTATTAGATTCGGGTAGGTTTGAATCTTGATTAAAGTCAACACCTAATTGTGTCTGTGAATCAGGTTTTACATGTGAATTGCTTTCATTCGCTGGGTTAGGCGAAAATTCCACAGCTTTATATGTGATAATAGTTTCAGGTGGAGATTTACGTGATAAAAGAAAACCAGAAATAGAAACTAAAACCAAAATGATTAGAACACTAATTAAGCGTTTTCTTGTTAACATGACTGCCTCCAATTTGACTATTCTATCAACATTAGGTCTATACATGCTTGCTTGAGTCTGGATTCCACTTGACGCACCAATACGCTTATACGGGCCGGAGTGAGATTCAATATTTCTGCTATATCTTTGTTTCTTTTATCCTCACGAATAAGCAGAAACACCTGCCTTTCTCGATCTGAGAACATGGGTAATATTTCCGGCAACGCTTTCTCAAAATTCGCAATTGTCTCATCCCATATCACGTCTTCCACGAAAGAATCTCCATGAGGATCAATCAAATCAGCTATAAAATCCGTATGTTTATCAGTGTCGTTGTCCATATAATTTTGAAAACGACTCATGTGATTCATTTCCTTAATCTTGGCATTCATCAAACTTGCACATATTCTGGGTCTTATGAAAGTTCCAAAACTGGCATGTGACTCATGCTTCGGATTATACTTGGGTCCTTTTTCAACAAGTGTTATAGTGGCAATCTGTTGTAAATCATCTGCAAAATCTGGCATTTTCGGTGGTGCATAAGCCATACAATTTGCACATTTCTTTAAATCAGGTGACAGACTATTAATAGTTCCATTGTTAGGGTGAAAAACATCGCCAATCTTGTAAGAAGGGCACCTACCCTTGTTTGAATAACATTTTAACTTCATTATTCCCCCTACTTGCGTTGAAATATGCACCAGACTATTGATTGATGCCCATTATATACTATATATGATTTAAAGTAAAGAAGTTAAAAGAAGTTAATAGTAAATACCATTTTTTTGAACAGGATGATTTATTTGTTTAATTTTCTTTGTTCTCGAAGTAACTTACTTAATTTTCTAATTAGGGGCGATGATTCTTCTTCGGATATTTCTTCATCATCAAGAATTGCTTGAATATCATCTAACAATTCTTTTTTAGCTTCTTTTTCAGCTTTCTCTACTAATCCTTGAATTTTTTGTTCCGCTGTCCAAAACATGATTTTCTCCCATATATTTCGTTGATTTTCTTTGCCATGTGTGTTATGATCCAATAAAAATTTTAACATGTGGGGCGTAAAAAATGATTAAAAATGAAAACTGCCAGAATTGTAAAAAACTGGCAAATGAAATTAAAAATAAAATCAAGAAAACGGATTTTAAAGAAATAGTATCAAACATCCAATCAATTGGGCAAAGAGTTTTTGATCTCACTAAGAATCAGCAAAGAAGTTCTTAAATCATCTTCTATGCTTGATATTTGCTGAATCGGTAATACAGTGTCTAAATTCCTAGTTTTACAGATTGCTCTACACTGATGTGCTAATAACAAAGTAACTATTTCAGTTGTATTTTGGATTACGTGATCAAAAATTTGTAGGGCTTCATCAAAGTTTTTTAAATTCATTTGATGAAAACCATTAGCCACCAAATTACTCATTTCTCTTTCAAAATCAGAATCCATTTATCAACCTCTCCTTATATCTGATT is part of the Candidatus Poribacteria bacterium genome and encodes:
- a CDS encoding sigma-70 family RNA polymerase sigma factor encodes the protein MKLKCYSNKGRCPSYKIGDVFHPNNGTINSLSPDLKKCANCMAYAPPKMPDFADDLQQIATITLVEKGPKYNPKHESHASFGTFIRPRICASLMNAKIKEMNHMSRFQNYMDNDTDKHTDFIADLIDPHGDSFVEDVIWDETIANFEKALPEILPMFSDRERQVFLLIREDKRNKDIAEILNLTPARISVLVRQVESRLKQACIDLMLIE